ATCGATATGGAAACTCCAAAGGCCGAAGGCCGGGATATTCTGGTCCGGGTCAAGGGTGTTGCCGTCAACCCGGTCGATTTCAAAGTGCGCCGCGGCAAGGCGGATGATGGCAATTTCAAAATCCTCGGCTGGGATGCGGCCGGTGTTGTTGAAGCGGTTGGCGAGGATGTCACCCTGTTTCGTCCGGGTGATGCGGTCTGGTATGCCGGGGATGTGACCCGGTCTGGCAGCAATGCTCAGTTCCAGCTTGTCGATGAACGGATCGTTGCGCCAAAGCCAAAGTCGCTTGGCTTTGCCGATGCAGCGGCACTGCCATTGACCACGATTACGGCGTGGGAGGCCCTGTTTGACCGGATGATGATTGATCGCAACGCCAGGGACGCCAATGCGGGCAAGGTGCTTTTGGTGATTGGCGGGGCCGGTGGGGTTGGATCGATTGCGATCCAGCTTGGCAAACTGGCGGGATTGACCGTGATTGCAACCGCATCGCGCCCGGAAACCATTGATTGGGTCAAAAAACTTGGTGCCGATCAGGTGATCAACCACCGCAATCCGTTGAATGACGAGCTAACGGCAATCGGCATTACCCATGTCGATTACATTCTGTGCACGTCGGAAACCGATCAGTATTTCGATGTCATGGCCGAAATCATCGCCCCGCAAGGTCGGATCGCGACGATCACCGAGGCCAGCGAAAACCATAATGTCGATCTGCTGAAGGCGAAATCGGCCAGCTTTTCCTATGAATTCATGTTTACCCGTTCGATGTTCCAGACCCCGGACATGATCGAACAGCACAAATTGCTGGCGACCGTGGCCGATCTGATCGATGCCGGAACCCTGAAAAATACCGCAAATGAAAGTTTCGGGGCCTTGACACCCGAAAGCCTGCGCAAGGCGCATGCGTTGCTGGAATCCGGCAAGGCCATTGGCAAGATCACCTTTGAGGGCATCGCGGATTAACCTGTTGCGGTTGCCATAAAAGCAAAGGGGTGCCTGGCGGCACCCCTTCTTGTTTGGCAGAGTGTGATGATTTATCCCGCGTCGCGTGCGGCAATGGCTTCGGCCTGTTTGACCATGACTTCGGCCTGTTTGATGGATGCGATATCGATCAGTCGGCCATCAAGGGCGACGGCACCGGCACCTTCGGCCTGTGCCTTGGTCATGGCTTCAAGGATGCGTTTGGCCTTGGTGACCTCGGCCTCGGACGGGGAATAGACATCGTTGGCAAGGGTGATCTGGCTGGGATGAATGGCCCATTTGCCTTCGCAGCCCAGCACCATGGCGCGTGCGGCTTGGGCGCGATAGCCATCCGGATCGGAAAAATCGCCAAACGGGCCGTCAATCGGGCGCAGGCCATTGGCGCGTGCGGCCACCACCATGCGGGCAATGGCATAGTGCCACATATCGCCCCAGTGATAATCGCGCGGATTGTCGCCGTCCTTGTCGGTCAGAACGCCATAATGCGGGTTCGGGCCGCCGATGCCGGTTGTCATGGCCTTGGTCGAGGCGGCGTAATCGGCAACCCCGAAATGCAGGCTTTCATTGCGTTTGGAGGCACCGGCAATTTCGTGGATATTCTGCATGCCAAGGGCGGTTTCAATGATCAGTTCGAACCCGATGCGTTTTTTGCGGCCCTTTGCGGCCTCGATCTGGGTTGCCATCATATCAAGTGCATAAACATCGGCGGCCGTTCCGACCTTTGGGATCATGATCAGGTCAAGCCGGTCACCGGCCTGTTCGAGCACATCCACGACATCGCGATACATATAATGTGTATCAAGACCATTGATGCGGACCGAGAGCACCTTGTCGCCCCAGTCAATGTCGTTGATCGCGGCAATGATGTTCTTGCGCGCCTGTTCCTTGTCGTTTGGCGCAACCGCGTCCTCAAGATCAAGGAAGATCGCATCGGCCTTTGATCTGGCGGCCTTTTCAAACAGTTCGATGCGGCTGCCCGGAACGGCCAGTTCGGACCGGTTCAGACGTGCCGGGGCCGGGGTCGGTGTGGTGAAGCTCATGGTAACGTCTCTCCAAAGCCTGTCATTCTGGAAGGATCGGCCTGTTTGTGTTTGGGCCAAGCTTCCGGCGTTAAATGCTTTTGTCCCGTTTTCGGGATCGTACCGTGGCCGCCGTGACAGAATTCTGAGCCCGCGGTCATTGTGCGCCGCAGTGAAATAGAGCGAATTTGATCCAATTTATGGTGCGCATGCTAACAGATGCAAGCCATTTTGCGCACACGACCATTGTCTGATGCCAACCGGAAGGCAACCCTGATGCGGGTCTGTCCGACTGGATTAGAAAAAACGCAGAAACAAGGCATAAAGCAATGGCCCGTTAAGGGCGCAGTGGTTAGATTACCCGGAATATTGCGGATCGGCTGTGCCCGTTTCCGTATCCTTGGGGGAATTTCAGGCAGAACCACACCGCCCATGCGTCGCGCTTATTCCATTCTTGTCTCTGCCGGGCTGGCACCCTTTCTGATTTTGGGGGCTTGCCTTGTGCTTGCGCTTTCACCGGGGCTGGTGCCGGGTGAACTGGCAGGGCTTGTGCGATATGGCCCCTTTATTCTGGCCCTTCTGGGCGGTGCGATCGGCTGGTGGTTTAACCGCGGGCGGGCGGTTTTCGTCATGATCCTGCTTCTGGTCTGCTACTGGTTGCTGGTGGGAAATGGCGGCGGATTTTCAGCCGATGGTTTGGCATTCCTGCGCATTGCGACGCTTTATCTGATCCCGGTTAATCTGCTGGTTCTGGGATTTACCAAGGAACGCGGGGTTCTTAATCCGCGTGGCATTGCCAGGATGCTGGTGCTGGGATTGCAGCTTTTTGTCATGCTGATGCTGGCCGGCAAGGCTGATGTCGGGGCGGCCCTGTATCAGGTCCTTAATTACCGGCTGATCGATACCGGAAGTTTTATGGCCGACATGCCGCAACCGGCCCTTATCCTGTCGATCCTGTCGGTCGGTATTCTGCTTGCACTGCATCGCCCGCTTGAAACCAGCTTTGCCGCCGCGATCATTGCTATTGCGGTGGCAACTGTCATGGGCCCCGGTTTTATCAAGTTCGGTTATCTGGCGGCAACCGGTGTGGTTCTGGCCGGGTTGGCACAGGAAGCCTGGCGGATGGCATTTGTCGATGATCTGACCGGGTTGCCCGGGCGGCGTGCCTTGGGCCATGCCTTGGCCGAACTAGGCAGCCAGTATGCGATTGCCATGCTTGATGTCGATCATTTCAAGAAATTCAACGATACCTATGGCCATGATGTCGGTGACATCGTGCTGCGCAAGGTTTCCCGCGAACTGGCGCGGGTTGGCGGCGGAGGAAAAGCCTTCCGCTATGGTGGCGAGGAATTCACCGTTGTCTTTGCCGGACGGAGTGCTGAAAAAGCCCACGAGCCGCTTGAAGCCCTTCGCAAGCGGATTGCCGCAACCAGAATTACCCCGCCCGACAAAAACAAGACGGTTTCCGTGACAATTTCGGTTGGTCTTTCGGAACGTGACGAGGATGTTGACGATCCGTGGGCGGTGCTGAAACAGGCAGACGAAAAACTTTATGCCGCCAAGCAGGCCGGGCGTAACCGGGTTGCGGTTTAAGGGCATCATTGGCGCGGTGTCGTGCCATTACTGGCAGAAAACCCGCATTTCCGGTTGAAAATCGAACTATATTTTAGGTTTTATTTTCCTTTTTAGAATCACCCATAGGGCGTACCGTTGAGTCGTTTCATTCAACGACAGGAGGCCTTCCATGGCACGGATCATCGGTACAAACGAAGACGACGTGTTGAACCATACCTCTCGTGGTCGTGACATTATTTATGGGCTGGATGGTGATGATGAAATCCATTTCAGCGAGTCAGACACGGTGATCGGTGGAGCCGGGGCCGACAGCTTTTTCGTCAGTGGGCGATCTGACGATTACGTATTGTCCTATGCGACGTCGCGCGAACCGCTAACCTTCAAATTCTACAATAACGAAGATGCCCCGTCTGGCGAACAGGTGGCCGAACTTGACGTCAGTGGTGGTGATGCGGATGGCGATCAGCTGATTGTTGGTGAGTATGGCGATCATATCTCCCAGAAGCTGGGCGTGATTGGTACTGACGGAGACGATTATTTTGAAGGAGAAATAAGTGCGGTCGAAGGTGGCGGCGGTGCCGATAC
The Thalassospira xiamenensis M-5 = DSM 17429 DNA segment above includes these coding regions:
- a CDS encoding GGDEF domain-containing protein; this translates as MRRAYSILVSAGLAPFLILGACLVLALSPGLVPGELAGLVRYGPFILALLGGAIGWWFNRGRAVFVMILLLVCYWLLVGNGGGFSADGLAFLRIATLYLIPVNLLVLGFTKERGVLNPRGIARMLVLGLQLFVMLMLAGKADVGAALYQVLNYRLIDTGSFMADMPQPALILSILSVGILLALHRPLETSFAAAIIAIAVATVMGPGFIKFGYLAATGVVLAGLAQEAWRMAFVDDLTGLPGRRALGHALAELGSQYAIAMLDVDHFKKFNDTYGHDVGDIVLRKVSRELARVGGGGKAFRYGGEEFTVVFAGRSAEKAHEPLEALRKRIAATRITPPDKNKTVSVTISVGLSERDEDVDDPWAVLKQADEKLYAAKQAGRNRVAV
- a CDS encoding zinc-binding alcohol dehydrogenase family protein — encoded protein: MKAIGLYKAAPVETDGLFREIDMETPKAEGRDILVRVKGVAVNPVDFKVRRGKADDGNFKILGWDAAGVVEAVGEDVTLFRPGDAVWYAGDVTRSGSNAQFQLVDERIVAPKPKSLGFADAAALPLTTITAWEALFDRMMIDRNARDANAGKVLLVIGGAGGVGSIAIQLGKLAGLTVIATASRPETIDWVKKLGADQVINHRNPLNDELTAIGITHVDYILCTSETDQYFDVMAEIIAPQGRIATITEASENHNVDLLKAKSASFSYEFMFTRSMFQTPDMIEQHKLLATVADLIDAGTLKNTANESFGALTPESLRKAHALLESGKAIGKITFEGIAD
- a CDS encoding HpcH/HpaI aldolase/citrate lyase family protein — encoded protein: MSFTTPTPAPARLNRSELAVPGSRIELFEKAARSKADAIFLDLEDAVAPNDKEQARKNIIAAINDIDWGDKVLSVRINGLDTHYMYRDVVDVLEQAGDRLDLIMIPKVGTAADVYALDMMATQIEAAKGRKKRIGFELIIETALGMQNIHEIAGASKRNESLHFGVADYAASTKAMTTGIGGPNPHYGVLTDKDGDNPRDYHWGDMWHYAIARMVVAARANGLRPIDGPFGDFSDPDGYRAQAARAMVLGCEGKWAIHPSQITLANDVYSPSEAEVTKAKRILEAMTKAQAEGAGAVALDGRLIDIASIKQAEVMVKQAEAIAARDAG